Proteins from one Dama dama isolate Ldn47 chromosome 12, ASM3311817v1, whole genome shotgun sequence genomic window:
- the LOC133067305 gene encoding olfactory receptor 4M1, with amino-acid sequence METANYTRVTEFVLTGLSQAREVQLVLFVIFLSFYLFILPVNILIICTIRLDPHLTSPMYFLLANLAFLDIWYSSITAPKMLVDFFVERKVISFGGCIAQLFFLHFVGASEMFLLTVMAFDRYAAICRPLHYATIMNRRLCCILVAFSWVGGFIHSTIQVALIVRLPFCGPNELDSYFCDITQVVRIACAYTFPEELVMIFSSGLISVVCFIALLMSYAFLLVMLKKHSGSGESTSRAMSTCYSHITIVVLMFGPSIYIYARPFDSFSPDKVVSVFHTVIFPLLNPIIYTLRNKEVKMAMRKLVNRYILCKEK; translated from the coding sequence atggaAACTGCAAATTACACCAGGGTGACAGAATTTGTTCTCACTGGCCTATCCCAGGCTCGGGAGGTGCAACTAGTCCTATTTGTTATATTTCTGTCCTTCTACTTGTTCATTCTTCCAGTAAACATTCTTATTATTTGCACCATCAGGCTTGACCCACATCTGACTTCACCCATGTATTTTCTGTTGGCTAATCTGGCCTTCCTTGACATTTGGTACTCTTCTATCACAGCCCCTAAAATGCTTGTAGACTTCTTTGTGGAAAGGAAGGTCATTTCCTTTGGTGGGTGCATTGCTCAGCTCTTCTTCTTGCACTTTGTTGGGGCCTCAGAGATGTTCCTGCTCACGGTGATGGCCTTTGACCGCTATGCTGCTATCTGCCGCCCCCTCCACTATGCTACCATCATGAATCGACGTCTCTGCTGTATTCTGGTGGCTTTCTCCTGGGTGGGGGGCTTCATTCACTCCACAATACAGGTGGCTCTCATTGTTCGACTTCCCTTCTGTGGGCCTAATGAGTTAGACAGTTACTTCTGTGACATCACACAGGTTGTCCGGATTGCCTGTGCCTACACCTTCCCAGAGGAGTTAGTGATGATCTTCAGCAGTGGTCTGATCTCTGTGGTGTGTTTCATTGCTCTTCTCATGTCCTATGCCTTCCTCCTGGTGATGCTCAAGAAACACTCAGGTTCAGGTGAGAGTACCAGTCGGGCCATGTCCACATGCTACTCCCACATCACCATTGTGGTACTGATGTTTGGGCCATCCATCTACATTTATGCTCGCCCATTTGACTCTTTTTCCCCAGATAAAGTGGTGTCTGTGTTCCATACTGTGATATTCCCTTTGCTTAATCCCATCATCTACACACTGCGAAACAAGGAAGTAAAAATGGCCATGAGGAAGCTGGTCAACCGATACATTCTAtgtaaagagaagtga
- the LOC133067303 gene encoding olfactory receptor 4N2-like, with product MERENSTVVTEFILAGLTQSQNIQLLVFTLVLIFFLIILPGNFLIILTIRSDPGLTAPLYFFLGNLAFLDVSYSFIVAPRMLVDFLSEKKVISYRGCITQLFFLHFLGGGEMILLIVMAFDRYIAICRPLHYSAVMSPRTCYALLLALWFGGFVHSIIQVALILRLPFCGPNRLDNFFCDVPQVIKLACTDTFVVELLMVFNSGLLTLLCFVGLLASYAFILCRVHGSSTEGKSKALSTCTTHIIIIFLMFGPAIFIYTRPFTALSADKVVSLFHTVIFPLMNPVIYTLRNQEVKASMRKILGQHMVC from the coding sequence ATGGAGAGAGAGAACAGTACTGTGGTAACTGAATTCATCCTTGCTGGTCTGACTCAGTCTCAAAATATTCAGCTCCTGGTCTTCACACTAGTCTTAATTTTCTTCCTCATCATCCTCCCTGGAAATTTCCTCATCATCCTCACCATCAGGTCAGACCCTGGCCTCACGGCCCCCCTCTACTTCTTCCTGGGCAACCTGGCCTTCCTGGATGTATCCTACTCCTTCATTGTGGCTCCCAGGATGCTGGTGGACTTCCTCTCTGAGAAGAAGGTGATCTCCTATAGAGGCTGCATCACTCAGCTCTTTTTCTTGCACTTCCTTGGAGGAGGGGAGATGATACTCCTAATTGTGATGGCCTTTGACCGCTACATTGCCATCTGTCGTCCTTTACATTATTCAGCTGTCATGAGCCCTAGAACCTGCTATGCCTTGCTATTGGCTCTGTGGTTTGGAGGCTTTGTTCATTCCATTATCCAAGTGGCCCTGATCCTCCGCTTGCCCTTCTGTGGTCCAAACCGACTGGACAACTTCTTCTGTGATGTGCCGCAGGTCATCAAGCTGGCCTGCACTGACACCTTTGTGGTGGAGCTCCTGATGGTCTTCAACAGTGGCCTGCTCACCCTGCTGTGTTTCGTGGGCCTTCTGGCCTCCTACGCATTCATCCTCTGCCGGGTACATGGTTCCTCCACCGAGGGGAAGAGCAAGGCTCTGTCCACATGCACCACACACATCATCATTATATTTCTCATGTTTGGGCCTGCAATCTTTATCTACACTCGTCCCTTCACAGCCTTATCAGCAGACAAGGTGGTCTCCCTTTTCCACACAGTGATCTTTCCTTTGATGAATCCTGTGATTTATACCCTTCGCAACCAGGAAGTGAAAGCTTCCATGAGGAAAATATTGGGTCAACATATGGTTTGTTGA
- the LOC133067304 gene encoding olfactory receptor 4N4C — MKIENSTVVTEFILLGLIQSQNIQLLVFVLILIFYIIILPGNFLIIFTIRSDPGLTAPLYFFLGNLAFLDASYSFIVAPRMLVDFLSEKKVISYRGCITQLFFLHFLGGGEGLLLVVMAFDRYIAICRPLHYSAVMSPRTCYALLLALWFGGFVHSIIQVALILRLPFCGPNRLDNFFCDVPQVIKLACTDTFVVELLMVFNSGLLTLLCFVGLLASYAVILCRVHHSSTEGKSKALSTCTTHVIIILLMFGPAIFIYTRPFTALSADKVVSFFHTVIFPLMNPVIYTLRNQEVKASMRRILSRHVFF, encoded by the coding sequence ATGAAGATAGAAAATAGCACAGTGGTGACAGAATTCATTCTCCTTGGTCTGATCCAGTCTCAAAAtattcagctcctggtctttgTCCTGATCTTAATTTTCTACATCATCATCCTCCCTGGAAATTTCCTCATCATCTTCACCATCAGGTCAGACCCTGGCCTCACGGCCCCCCTCTACTTCTTCCTGGGCAACCTGGCCTTCCTGGATGCATCCTACTCCTTCATTGTGGCTCCCAGGATGCTGGTGGACTTCCTCTCTGAGAAGAAGGTGATCTCCTATAGAGGCTGCATCACTCAGCTCTTTTTCTTGCACTTccttggaggaggggagggcttaCTCCTTGTCGTGATGGCCTTTGACCGCTACATTGCCATCTGTCGTCCTTTACATTATTCAGCTGTCATGAGCCCTAGAACCTGCTATGCCTTGCTATTGGCTCTGTGGTTTGGAGGCTTTGTTCATTCCATTATCCAAGTGGCCCTGATCCTCCGCTTGCCCTTCTGTGGTCCAAACCGACTGGACAACTTCTTCTGTGATGTGCCGCAGGTCATCAAGCTGGCCTGCACTGACACCTTTGTGGTGGAGCTCCTGATGGTCTTCAACAGTGGCCTGCTCACCCTGCTGTGTTTCGTGGGCCTTCTGGCCTCCTATGCAGTCATCCTCTGCCGTGTACACCATTCCTCCACCGAGGGGAAGAGCAAGGCACTGTCCACATGCACCACTCATGTCATCATTATACTTCTCATGTTCGGGCCTGCCATCTTTATCTACACTCGTCCCTTCACAGCCTTATCAGCCGACAAAGTGGTTTCCTTTTTCCACACAGTGATCTTTCCTTTGATGAATCCTGTGATTTATACCCTTCGCAACCAGGAAGTGAAAGCTTCCATGAGGAGGATATTGAGCCGGCATGTGTTTTTCTGA